In Streptosporangiales bacterium, the following proteins share a genomic window:
- a CDS encoding citramalate synthase, giving the protein MPQVAHGPPGYPAVALVEEGMREGLQIEDADIPVDDKVRLLDALSNTGLRRIVVGSFVSPKWTPQMRHIDEIVEKFTPSPNVIYTALALNQKGVERRAAHIPPLSTDGALPATLVHLCDVFVRRNTNRSQQDEIDSWERVVRQAVVNGAEQAQIGVNAAWGSNWLGPFDHQARMDLLDRQIRLWEEAEIPVTKVFMGDPMGWHMPDQVEEDLTEIQRRWPGITTFHLHLHNTRGTAPITAYSALRVLREEHTLVLDSSIGGMAGCPYCGNGRAANLMPTEDLVYLLEELGFDTGVDLRALVDTVALAEEILGHRLYGHVSKAGGRPRGDDLYPMDLPFIETLDQAQHFRLGPTAYEGAMSPWKEPIQSPARRQP; this is encoded by the coding sequence ATGCCGCAGGTGGCACACGGCCCGCCCGGATACCCGGCCGTAGCCCTCGTCGAGGAAGGCATGCGGGAAGGCCTGCAGATCGAAGACGCCGACATTCCCGTAGACGACAAGGTGCGGCTGCTCGACGCGCTGTCGAACACCGGCCTGCGTCGGATCGTCGTCGGCAGCTTCGTCAGCCCCAAGTGGACGCCGCAGATGCGGCACATCGACGAGATCGTAGAGAAGTTCACCCCGAGTCCGAACGTGATCTACACGGCGCTCGCGTTGAACCAGAAGGGGGTCGAGCGGCGCGCCGCGCACATCCCTCCGCTGTCGACCGATGGTGCACTGCCCGCGACGCTCGTCCACCTCTGCGACGTCTTCGTCCGCCGCAACACCAACCGTTCCCAGCAGGACGAGATCGACAGCTGGGAACGGGTGGTGCGGCAGGCGGTGGTCAATGGCGCCGAGCAGGCGCAGATCGGGGTGAACGCCGCCTGGGGTTCGAACTGGCTCGGTCCGTTCGACCACCAGGCCCGGATGGACCTGCTCGACCGGCAGATCAGGCTCTGGGAAGAAGCCGAGATCCCGGTGACGAAGGTCTTCATGGGCGATCCGATGGGCTGGCACATGCCGGACCAGGTAGAGGAGGATCTCACCGAGATCCAACGGCGCTGGCCGGGGATCACGACGTTCCACCTGCACCTGCACAACACGCGCGGCACAGCGCCGATCACCGCGTACTCGGCACTGCGAGTGCTCCGCGAGGAGCACACGCTGGTGCTCGACTCCAGCATCGGCGGCATGGCCGGCTGTCCGTACTGCGGCAACGGCCGGGCGGCGAACCTGATGCCGACCGAGGATCTCGTCTACCTGCTGGAGGAACTCGGCTTCGACACCGGCGTCGATCTGCGCGCGCTCGTCGACACCGTCGCGCTCGCCGAGGAGATCCTCGGCCACCGCCTGTACGGGCACGTGTCGAAGGCGGGTGGCCGACCACGGGGAGACGACCTGTACCCGATGGACCTGCCGTTCATCGAGACGCTCGACCAGGCGCAGCACTTCCGACTCGGCCCAACGGCGTACGAAGGCGCCATGTCGCCGTGGAAGGAGCCGATTCAGTCACCGGCCAGGCGGCAGCCCTGA